One region of Sus scrofa isolate TJ Tabasco breed Duroc chromosome 3, Sscrofa11.1, whole genome shotgun sequence genomic DNA includes:
- the LOC100516001 gene encoding oncomodulin isoform X2, which translates to MSITDVLSADDIAAALLECQDPDTFEPQKFFQTSGLAKMSASQVKDVFRFIDNDQSGYLDEEELKFFLQKFESGARELTESETKSLMAAADNDGDGKIGADEFQEMVHS; encoded by the exons ATGAGCATCACAGATGTCCTCAGTGCTGACGACATTGCAGCAGCCTTGCTGGAGTGCCAAG ACCCAGATACTTTTGAACCCCAAAAATTCTTCCAGACATCGGGCCTGGCCAAGATGTCAGCCAGTCAGGTGAAGGATGTTTTTCGTTTCATAGACAACGACCAGAGTGGCTACCTGGATGAAGAAGAGCTTAA GTTTTTCCTCCAGAAGTTTGAGAGCGGTGCTAGAGAACTGACCGAGTCAGAAACCAAGTCCTTGATGGCGGCTGCAGACAACGACGGCGATGGGAAAATCGGGGCTGATG AATTCCAGGAAATGGTACATTCTTAA
- the LOC100516001 gene encoding oncomodulin isoform X1 — translation MSITDVLSADDIAAALLECQDPDTFEPQKFFQTSGLAKMSASQVKDVFRFIDNDQSGYLDEEELKFFLQKFESGARELTESETKSLMAAADNDGDGKIGADGMFTPVHSMRDLSSGSIRDRGLKPGDETDLG, via the exons ATGAGCATCACAGATGTCCTCAGTGCTGACGACATTGCAGCAGCCTTGCTGGAGTGCCAAG ACCCAGATACTTTTGAACCCCAAAAATTCTTCCAGACATCGGGCCTGGCCAAGATGTCAGCCAGTCAGGTGAAGGATGTTTTTCGTTTCATAGACAACGACCAGAGTGGCTACCTGGATGAAGAAGAGCTTAA GTTTTTCCTCCAGAAGTTTGAGAGCGGTGCTAGAGAACTGACCGAGTCAGAAACCAAGTCCTTGATGGCGGCTGCAGACAACGACGGCGATGGGAAAATCGGGGCTGATGGTATGTTCACACCTGTACACAGCATGAGAGACCTGAGCTCAGGCAGCATCCGGGACAGGGGCCTTAAGCCAGGAGATGAGACAGACCTGGGGTAA